The Pseudomonas triclosanedens genome has a window encoding:
- a CDS encoding class I SAM-dependent methyltransferase, translated as MSEKSVDLEFSNKYDRKHAERYLRKHQAGLSRKLSHWRDVQIARQALKLAGQPNLVLDLPCGAGRFWPMLAEKENRVIIGADNSPDMIAVACAGQPEEVVKRVRPLQTSAFAIDLPDNAVDSIFSMRLMHHIGESDDRLTMLREFHRVTRDSVILSMWVDGNFKSWKRKRAEATRKKHAYQNRFVIPSKTIEAEFRQAGFKVQDHIDFVPLVHMWRVYILRKE; from the coding sequence ATGAGCGAAAAATCCGTCGACCTGGAGTTTTCCAACAAGTACGACCGCAAGCATGCCGAGCGCTATCTGCGTAAGCACCAGGCCGGGTTGTCGCGGAAACTTTCCCACTGGCGCGATGTCCAGATAGCCCGCCAGGCATTGAAGCTCGCTGGTCAGCCCAATCTGGTGCTCGACCTGCCGTGCGGTGCCGGGCGCTTCTGGCCGATGCTGGCCGAAAAGGAAAACCGAGTGATCATCGGTGCGGACAATTCTCCGGACATGATCGCGGTCGCATGCGCCGGGCAGCCGGAAGAGGTTGTAAAACGCGTTCGACCTTTGCAGACTTCGGCGTTTGCCATCGATCTGCCGGATAACGCCGTCGACAGCATCTTCTCGATGCGCCTGATGCACCACATCGGCGAGTCGGATGATCGACTGACCATGCTGCGCGAGTTCCACCGCGTAACCCGCGACAGTGTAATCCTGTCTATGTGGGTGGATGGCAACTTCAAGTCCTGGAAACGCAAGCGCGCCGAAGCAACTCGCAAGAAGCACGCCTACCAGAACCGTTTCGTGATTCCGTCCAAGACTATCGAGGCGGAGTTCCGCCAAGCGGGTTTCAAGGTTCAGGATCACATCGATTTCGTCCCGCTGGTTCATATGTGGCGGGTCTACATTCTGCGTAAGGAATAA